GGCCGTGACCTTCCTGGTGCGGGTCAAGGAGAGCCTCGAGGATCCGGAACGTCTCGTTCTCGATCTTTGATCCCGCCGTCGCGGACAGGGACAGAACTCAATCGACCGTCAGGCGCGAAACGCGCGGAAAGGACAAGAAATGGCCTATGACGTTGTGGTGATCGGATCGGGACCGGGCGGCTATGTATGCGCCATCAAGTGCGCGCAGCTCGGCCTGAAGACCGCGATCGTGGAAAAACGCGACACGCTGGGCGGCACCTGCCTGAACATCGGCTGCATCCCGTCCAAGGCACTGCTGCAGGCGTCGGAGCAATTCGTCGCGGCCGAACACACGCTGCCGAAGATGGGCGTGAAGGTGGGCAAGCCGAAACTCGACCTGAAGGCGATGATGGCGCACAAGGACGCCACCGTGAAGGCCAATGTCGACGGCGTCGCCTTCCTGATGAAGAAGAACAAGGTCGACGTGCTGCGGGGCACCGGCAAGGTGCTCGGCGAGGGCAAGATCTCCGTGACCGGGGACGACGGCAAGGCCAAGGACATCGAGGCGAAAAACATCGTCATCGCCACCGGCTCCGATGTCGCCGGCATTCCCGGCGTCGATGTCGAATTCGACGAGAAGGTGATCGTGTCGTCCACCGGCGCGCTGGCGCTTGAAAAGGTGCCGGGCCGCCTGGTGGTCGTCGGCGGCGGCGTGATCGGCCTTGAGCTCGGCTCGGTATGGAAGCGCCTCGGCGCGGAAGTCACCGTGGTCGAGTATCTCGACACGATTCTCGGCGGCATGGACGGCGAGGTGTCTAAGCAGTTCCAGCGGATGCTGGAAAAACAGGGCATGACGTTCAATCTCGGTGCGAAGGTCACCGCGGTCAACAAGACGGCCAAGGGCGCGGAAGTCACTTTCGAACCGGCCAAGGGCGGCGACGCGCAGACCGTGGCCGCGGATGTCGTGCTGGTCGCGACGGGGCGCAAGCCCTACACGGAGGGCCTCGGACTGGAGAAGGCGGGGGTCGTGCTGGACGAGCGCGGCCGCGTCCAGGTCAACGAGCACTGGCAGACCTCAATCACCGGCGTCTATGCCATCGGCGACGTGGTCGCCGGCCCGATGCTGGCGCACAAGGCCGAGGACGAAGGCATGGCGGTGGCCGAGGTCATTGCCGGCCAGCACGGGCACGTGAACTATGACGTGATTCCCGGCGTGGTCTATACCGAGCCGGAAGTCGCCTCCGTCGGCAAGACCGAGGAAGAGCTGAAGAAGGCCGGCATCGAGTATGTCTCCGGCAAGTTCCCGTTCACCGCCAATGGCCGCGCGCGCGCCATGCTGGCGACAGACGGCTTCGTCAAGATCCTCGCCGACAAGAAGACGGACCGCGTGCTCGGCGTGCACATGGTCGGTCACGGCGTCGGCGAGATGATCCACGAGGCGGCGGTGCTGATGGAGTTCGGCGGATCGTCGGAAGACCTGGCACGGACCTGCCATGCGCATCCGACCCTGTCCGAAGCCGTGCGGGAGTCGGCGCTGGCGACCGCTTTCGGCAAGCCGATCCACATGTGACGGCCATCCGAAAAAGTAAACAAGACTTAACGGTTTTGTTGCAGATTGTAGAAAGACGGTGAGCGCATCGTGCGCTCACCGTCTTTTTCACGAGGATACGGGATCTTGTTCACTCCATGCCGACGGGCCGGCCAGCCGGCGACAACACTGCTTGCCGCCTTCCTCCTGGCCGGCGTCGCGCCTTCCATGGCCGGCGACATGCCGCCGGGCATCGAGTTCGAGCTTGGCGGCGGGGGCGCTGTCGCGCCGCGCTACGAAAGCTCGTCGGAATATCTGGTCAGCCCGTTTCCCACCTTCCGGCTGAAGCGTCTGACCTTCTCCAACGGCTTCCAGATCGGGGGCGGTGACGGCATGGGTCTGTCGCCATATCCGTCCTTCAATTTTCGCGGCGCGCGCAAGGCCGCCGACACGCCGGCCCTGGCCGGCCTCGCCGACGTCGATGCAGCGGTCGAGCTGGGTCTCGGACTGTCCTATGCGACACCTGGCTTCCGGGTGTTCGGCGAGGTGCGCCGGGGCGTCACCGGGCATGACGGCATGGTCGGCGAAATCGGCGCGGATCTCGTGGCCCGTCCGGGCGACCGGCTGACACTGGCCGCCGGGCCGCGCGCCTCGTTCGCAGACGCGGAATACATGGATACCTATTTCGGCGTCACGGCAGCCGAGGCGATTGCATCGGGCATGCCGCAATTCGATGCGCGGTCCGGTTTCAAGTCCTACGGACTGGCGGCCTCGGCGCGCTTCGACCTGTCGGAGAACTGGGCGCTGGAAGGGAGCGCGCGCTATGACCGGCTGACGGGCGATGCCGCCAATTCCCCGGTAACCGGCGCCGGTTCCCGGAACCAGTTCGGTTTCCGCCTCGGCCTCACGCGCAGCTTCCGGATCGATTTCTAGAGACAGGCGGATCCTGCCGGCCGCCGCGACGGCAAGAAAAGGCCCGACGTTTCGGTGAAACGCCGGGTTGGAGTTTTCTGGAGATCAGCCGACGTTCAGGCTTTCTGCCATGCGTCGAGATATTTGATCAGCCACGCATCGACCGGAATTTCCGCTGTCTGCACCTTCTTCAGTGCATGCAGGTCGACAGGTGTCTGGTTTTTCGCGACGGTCTCGTGCATCGGACAGGCAACCGCGCTGCCGGCAACGAAGAGAACGGTCGCAAGTCCAAGGCCCAGTGCTTTGATAGACATGCGCTGCTCCTTTTCCCGGCCCGGAACAATTCGGGCTCCCCACAGGTTAACGCAAGGTGAGGTTTTCGCCAAGGGTGGAGCCGATCACGAATTCGCGCGTCACCCGGCCGGTATTGCCGGAATGTCTCCGGCCGCATTTCGGCCGTTGCGGCTGCGGGGACGGCGTCAGTAGACCGGCGTGACCGTGTAGCCGGCCTCTTCGAGCAGGGCGGCGATGCCCTTCTCGCCGGGCAGGTGCAGCGCGCCGACGGCGACGAAGGCGCCGCCCGCATCGAACAGCGGTCGCGCGCGCTTCACCATGGTCTCGTTGCGGACATGGACCATGGTTTCCTCGAATTCCGCATAGCCGGCGTCGGTGTCCCCGCCGGAAACGTCCGCCGTCACCCAGCGCAGCATCGGCCACACGGCGCCGGTCCGCCCCTCGGCGTAAAGCGCGATCATGGTCTCGATGACGTCGTCCACCCGGTCACCGAGCCGGAGCGAGTCGACGAGGCCGCTGACGTGGAACTCCATGGGCAGCGAGGCCATGGCCTCGAACTGCTCGACGATCGTCTCCAGGCCGACCAGGTCCTTGCCCTCGCGCTCGGCGTCCTGGGCGAGCCTGATGTCGAGGAAGGGCTGGCCTTCCTTCTTGCGTTCCATCTCGCATTCCGGCAGCGCCACCATGGCGGTGATCAGCCAGGGCTTCATGCGTTCGACCAGCGCCAGCTGCACGCCGCGCTCGGCCAGTCCCTGCTCGAGGATCGCGCGCTGCCCCTCGTCGAGATAGTCCGACAGGCCCTTACCGTCGGTGAACATGGTCAGTTCCGGCTTGGAGAACAGCGCCATCTGCGCCTTGGCCGGATCGAGGATCTCGGTCGATTCGATGGCGACCGCGCGCGCTTTCGCGAAGGCGGCCTCGGCCGCCGGCGGCATGGCGGTCACGCGCGGATCCGTCAGGTGCATGGTGCCGAACAGCCAGGACGGCTCCACGCCGTCCTTCTCGACGCGGAACAGGAGCGTGTCGCCGTTGACCGTCCTTGCCGCCTCCTCCAGGAGCGCCGCATAGGCGTCCGGGTCATCGTGCTGCATCTCGATGAGCAGGTTCTCCCCGCCGCACGCCTCGGCGGACGCCGCCGGCAGGGCCTGGGCGGCGACAAACAGGACCACGAGAAAGCTCGCGACGAAGAGCGCGTTGGCAAGGCCAAGCGCGGCGAGAATCGGTCCGGACAGGCGGTCCAGGTAAGCGGTGATGCCATTCATGGGCGGGACGCTAGCCGAAAATGCCGACGAATCCGTTAAGACGGCTCCGTGAATGCAGGGTTTCAGGCGCGCGGATGAGCCTTGCGGTAGATGTCCAGCAGTCGCGCCGTGTCGACGCCGGTATAGACCTGCGTGGTCGAGAGGCTGGCATGGCCGAGAAGTTCCTGGATCGTGCGCAGGTCTCCGCCGTTGCCGAGCAGGTGCGTGGCGAAGGAGTGGCGCAGCGCATGCGGCGTGGCGGTCTCGGGCAGGCCGAGCGCGCTCCTGAGCCTGCGCATGTCGCGCTGCAGGACGGCTGCCCGCAGCGGCCCTCCGCGGGCGCCCCGGAATAGCGGCTCGCCGGCCGCCAGATCCCAGGGACAAAGCCGGCGATAGAGTTCCGTGGCGTCGAAGACCACCGGCAGCAGCGGTACCATGCGCGTCTTGTTTCCCTTGCCGGTGACGCGAAGCGCGCGCTCGCGACGGTCGCAAAGGGCTTCGCCGGTCAGCGACAACGCCTCCCCGATACGCAGGCCGCAACCGTAAAGCAGCGTCAGGACGGCGGCATTGCGGGCGGCGATCCACGGTTCCTCGTTGAGCTGTTCCGAGGCGTCGACCACGCGCAGCGCGTCGGAGGCGGTCAGCGGCTTGGGCAGGGACTTCGGCTGGCGCGGCGCGCGCATGGACGTGACGGCGGCGGCGTTGGCCAGCCCCTCGCGCTCGAGATAGCGCATGAAGGAACGTATGCCGGCAAGACCGCGTCCCAGCGTGCGGGCACCCGCGCCGCCGGCGCGGCGGCGGGTCAGGAAGGCGCGGAAATCGAGCGATTTCAGCCCGGCGACGTCGGCCAGTCCCGGGGGAGCGCCCAGGTGCTCCGTCAGGAAGGCGAGGAACTGGCGCGTGTCGCGCTCATAGGCCTCGATCGTCTTGTCGGCCAGCCGCCGCTCCGACGCAAGGCGGTCCAGCCAGGTCTTGCGCGCAGCCGCGAGATCCGGCCTGGCATTGACGAGAAGTGCATCGGTTTCGGTCATGTCCGCATATTGCCCGGCAATGGTTACCGGGCGATTGCAGCGCTTGGCGCGAAACCCAAAAGGCTGTATCGCGTGCGCGGCAGACACGGAGTGACGAATGGGAAAGCCGGACAATCCCGTCCTGATGGGGGTCATCGGCGCGCCGCACGGCGTGCGCGGCGAGCTGCGCGTGAAATCCTACACCGCGGATCCGCTGGCGCTCGGCGATTACGGCACGCTCTACGATGCGCAGGGACGCGCCTTCGACGTCACCGACATTCGCCCGGCAAAGACCGTTGTCGTCGTCCGCTTCGCGCAGGTGACCGACCGCGCCCAGGCCGAGGCGCTGAACGGCGTCGAGCTCTATATCGACCGCGACCAGCTTCCCGACGAGGCGCTGGACGAGGACGAGTTCTTCGTCGCCGACCTGGTCGGCCTGGACGCGCTGGACGAGAATGGCGCGAGGATCGGGGAGGTGATCGCCGTGCACAATTTCGGCGCCGGCGACCTGCTGGAGATCGCACCGTCCACCGCATCGGGAGGGATCGCGCGCAAGCGCGCCTTCCTGGTTGAGTTCTCGCGCGAGACCGTGCCCACGATCGACTTCGAGGCCGGCACGCTGACGCTGATCCGCCCCGGGGAGATCGAGGCGCGGGGGCCCGGGAACGGCGAAGGGGACGAAGGGGCATGAGTTTCCGCGCGACCGTTCTCACCCTCTATCCGGACATGTTCCCGGGCACGCTGGGCCAGGCGCTGGCCGGCCGGGCGCTTTCGCAGGGCACATGGGACCTGCAAACGGTGCAGATCCGCGACTACGCCACCGACAGGCATCGCAGCGTCGACGACACGCCGGCCGGCGGCGGAGCGGGCATGGTGATGCGCGCCGACGTTCTTGCCGCCGCTCTCGACGCCAATGCCGGGCCCGACGATCCGCGCCCGCGCCTGCTGATGAGCCCGCGCGGAAAGCCGCTGACCCAGAAGCGCGTGCGCGCGCTGGCCGAGGGCCCCGGCGTCGTCATCGTCTGCGGCCGCTTCGAGGGCGTCGACCAGCGCGTCATCGACGGGCGCGACCTCGAGGAAGTCTCGATCGGCGACTACGTGCTGTCGGGCGGCGAGGTGGCGGCGCAGGTCGTCCTCGACGCGGTGATCCGCCTGCTGCCGGGCGTGATGGGGAATGCCGAATCGGGCGAGACGGAGAGCTTCGAGGACGGCTTGCTGGAACACCCGCACTATACCCGCCCGGCGGAGTGGGAAGGCCGGACCATCCCGGAAGTGCTGACCTCCGGCAACCATGCGAAGATCGGGAAATGGCGCCGGGAGCGGGCGGAGGAACTGACGCGGGAAAGGCGGCCGGACCTTCTTGCGCCCCGAAAGGATGACGAGGGGGCGTGACAAATGCCTCGTTCTCCTGTATGGACGCGCGGAATTCGGGCGGCATGTCCCGATCTCAACAGCAATTACGAGCTCGTGAAAACGCTCCGGCCCTCGGGCCAGGCATGACGGTCTTCGCACTTTCTGCCCATTGTGAGCGCTCTGGCGGTTCAAAAGAACAAGAGGAATGGAACAATGACGGACATCATCCGCCAGCTCGAGGCCGAACAGGCCGCCAAGATTCTCGAAAAGCGCAAGCTCCCGGAGTTCTCCCCGGGCGATACCGTTCGCGTGCAGGTGCGCGTCACGGAAGGCAAGCGCACCCGTCTGCAGGCCTATGAGGGCGTGTGCATCGCGCGTTCCGGCGCCGGCTTCAACGAGAACTTCACTGTGCGCAAGATTTCCTATGGCGAGGGCGTGGAGCGCGTGTTCCCGGTCTACTCGCCGCTGGTCGAGGCCGTCGAGGTGGTGCGTCGAGGCAAGGTGCGCCGGGCCAAGCTCTATTACATGCGCGGCCTGACGGGCAAGAAGGCCCGCATCAGCGAGAACACCAATGCCCGTTCCCGCAAGCTGAACGAGGAAGAGCGCCAGAAGATGCTCGACGAGAAGGCGCGTCTCGAGGCCGAGAAGATCGCCGCTGCGGAAGCGCTGGCCGCCGAAAAGGCTGCCGAGGAGGCCGCGAAGGCCGCCGAGGCCGAGGCTCCGGCAGAAGAGAACAACGCGTAAGGATTTTCTGCGTCCTGCAGGTTAGTCAAGGCGGGCTTTCAGCCCGCCTTTTCTTTGCGATTCGCGCGCCGGCGCTTGATCCCGCAGGGTTTTTCTTGCCAGTGTCTCGCCCGGGGCCGGACGCGCATCCGCGCCCGGCATGAATGGAGGCTGTCATGATTTCCCGTCGTTTCGTACTCGGCGCTTGCGCCGCCCTCGCACTTCTTCCCGCCGCGGCGACCGCGCAGGAGCTGCCGGATCTCGGCGGACGCACCATCGTCGTCGTCACCGAGAACGCCTATCCGCCGTTGCAGTTCATCGATCCGAAATCGGGCGCCGCGATCGGCTGGGAATATGACGCCATGGCCGAGGTCGAGAAGCGGCTGAACGTCACGGTCGAGTACCAGAACACCTCCTGGGATGCGATGATCCAGGCCGTCTCGGACGGCCAGTACGACATGGGCATGACCGGCATCACGATCCGCGACGACCGCAAGGAAAAGGTCGATTTCTCGGATCCCTACATGCATTCGGAAATGCGCATGCTGGTGCGCGCGGACGAGGATCGCTTCTCCGACGAGAAGGAATTCGCGGAGCAGGACGGGCTGCTGATCGCCGCCCAGCCGGGCACGACACCGTTCTACGTCTCCGTCTACGACATCCTCGACGGCGACGAGCAGAATCCGCGCATCAAGCTGTTCGAGACCTTCGGCGCCACCGTGCAGGCGTTGCGGGCCGGCGATGTCGATCTCGTGCTCACCGACGGCGTGGCGGCGAACGGCTATGTCGAATCGTCGGGCGGCAAGCTGAAGGTGATCGGCGGACCGCTGGGTTCCGAGGATTTCGGCTTCATCTTTCCGAAGGGCTCCGATCTCGTCGCGCCGATCAATGCCGCGATCGCGGCCATGAGGGCCGACGGAACGCTCGACGCGCTCAACAAGAAGTGGTTCCTCGACTACAAGCTCGGCGAATAGGGGCCGATGCGAAGGGGAATGCGCGCCAGGCGGCGGGAGGCAGGCGGTGCGCGCTGACGGGAACGGCAGCAAGGACTTTCCGTGGTGGCTGGTCGCGCTCGGCGCGATCGGCTTGGTGCTGGCGGTGGTCATCGCGGCCAGCGACATCTACAGCCAGGTCTTCTCCACGGTCGTCAGGGGCGCCCGGATCACGGTCTTCGTAACGCTGGTCGGCTTCGCGCTCGCCTCGCTGCTCGGCCTTGTGATCGCGCTAATGGGCCTGTCCGGATCGCTGGCGCTGCGGCAGATCGCCCGCTTCTATGTCGAGGTGATCCGCGGTGTGCCGATCCTCGTGCTGCTGTTCTACATCGCCTTCGTGGGCGCGCCCGGCCTCGTCTGGCTCATCAACGCCGTCACCGCTCCGCTGCAGCAGGCGGGCCTGATGGAAGAGATCCTGGTGCGCGACCTATCGCTTCTCTGGCGCGCGGTGCTGGCGCTCATGATCGGCTATTCCGCCTTCATCGCCGAGGTGTTCCGCGCCGGCATCCTTGCCGTCGACGAGGGCCAGATCGAGGCGGCGGAAGCGCTCGGGCTCAACCGCTGGCAGCGATTCCGGCTGATCGTGTTCCCGCAGGCCATCCGCACCATCCTGCCGCCGCTTGGCAACGATTTCGTCGCCATGGTCAAGGACTCCTCGCTGGTCTCGGTGCTCGGCGTGGCCGACATCACCCAGATGGGCAAGGTCTATGCGGCCGGCTCCTTCCGCTTCTTCGAGACCTATTCCATCGTCGCCTACATCTATCTCGTCCTCACCGTCGGCCTGTCGCTGCTGCTGAGGAGGCTGGAAAGGCGGATGCGGCGTGCCGGCGGGGACGCGTCCTGAGCGGCGCGGACCTTGTCGCGGCCACCGGCGAGGACCAGATTGCCGTGAGCGGGGAAAGTTGATAGATACGCCGCCATGGAAGAGCTGTTCGGACATCCCGGCTTCAAGGGCTTCACGCTGCAGGACCGCAAGCGCCTGCCGTCGCGCTTCTTTGCGCGCGTTGCGCTGATGCAGCTCGCACGGCTCGGCTGAGCCCTACCGACGCTCCCGGCAACATGCCGGCTTTCGCTTTCTTCACGGCCCTGAATGGATGACGCAACAATGACCGCACCGCGCACACTTTACGACAAGATCTGGGACGACCACCTGGTCGACACGGCCGAGGACGGCACCTCGCTGCTCTATATCGACCGCCACCTCGTGCACGAGGTGACCAGCCCGCAGGCCTTCGAGGGACTGCGCATGGCCGGCCGCACGGTGCACGCGCCCTCCAAGACGCTTGCCGTCGTCGACCACAACGTTCCGACCACGCCGGACCGGGTCGAGGGCATCAAGAACGAGGAAAGCCGCATCCAGGTCGAGGCGCTGGCGAAGAATGCCGCGGACTTCGGCGTCGAATACTATTCCGAGAAGGACAAGCGGCAGGGCATCGTCCACATCGTCGGGCCGGAACAGGGCTTCACCCTGCCGGGCATGACCATCGTGTGCGGCGACAGCCACACCTCCACCCACGGCGCCTTCGGTGCGCTGGCGCACGGCATCGGCACCTCCGAGGTCGAGCACGTGCTCGCCACCCAGACGCTCATCCAGCGCAAGGCGAAGAACATGCTGGTCCGCGTGGACGGCAAGATTCCCGAGGGCGTGACGGCCAAGGACATCATCCTCGCCATCATCGGCCATATCGGCACCGCCGGCGGCACCGGCTACGTGATCGAATATGCCGGCGAGGCGATCCGCTCGCTGTCCATGGAAGGCCGCATGACGGTCTGCAACATGAGCATCGAGGGCGGCGCGCGCGCCGGGCTGATCGCGCCGGACGAGACGACCTTCGAATATATCAAGGACAAGCCGCGCGCGCCCAAGGGCAAGGCCTGGGACATGGCGCTGGAATACTGGAAGACGCTGAAGAGCGACGAGGGCGCCCATTTCGACAAGGTGGTCGAGCTGGATGCGGCCGACCTGCCGCCCATCGTCACCTGGGGCTCGTCGCCCGAGGACGTTGTCTCCATCGAGGGCGTGGTGCCGAATCCCGACGAGATCGAGGACGCCAACAAGCGCGCATCGAAATGGCGCGCGCTCGACTACATGGGCCTGAAGCCGGGCACGAAGATGACCGACATCGCCATCGACCGGGTCTTCCTCGGTTCCTGCACCAACGGACGCATCGAGGACCTGCGGGCCGCGGCGAAGGTCGTGGAAGGCAAGAAGGTCGCCGACAGCGTCAGCGCGATGGTCGTGCCGGGTTCCGGCCTCGTCAAGGAACAGGCCGAGGCCGAGGGCCTCGACAGGATCTTCATCGAGGCCGGCTTCGAGTGGCGCGAGCCGGGATGCTCCATGTGCCTTGCCATGAATGACGACCGGCTGAAGCCGGGCGAGCGCTGCGCGTCGACCTCCAACCGGAACTTCGAGGGCCGCCAGGGCTTCAAGGGCCGCACCCATCTGGTGTCGCCCGCCATGGCCGCCGCAGCCGCTATCGCCGGCCACTTCGTGGACGTGCGCAAGCTTTGAGGCCGTTGCGGTACGTCCGCAGGCTTGTCCTTCTCGTGGCAGCGCTGGCTGCGCTGCCGCTTCTCGTCATCGCGGGCCATTCCGTCGCCGGGGCAATCGCCCCGGCTTCGCCGCCGGCACCGGACGGCGCCTTTCGCGTTGCCAGCTTCAATATCGGCTATATCCGCGACCCGTCCGGCCTGCCGCGCTGGCAGCGCAGGCGCGGCGCGGTGACGGAGGTCCTGAAGCGGATCGGCGCCGACGTCATTGCCTTCCAGGAGATGGAAACCTTCGCAGGTGGCAAGTTCAACCGCGTCAACCGGCAGCTCGACTGGATCCTCGAAACCGTGCCCGGCTACGCAGTTGCAGCCTTCGGCGATCCGGAGACCTATCCCTCGACCCAGCCGGTGCTCTACCGGCCGGATGTCTTCGAGGCGGTCGACCAGGGCTTCTTCTACTACTCCGATACGCCGGACGTGATCTATTCGCGCTCCTTCGACGGCGGCTTCGACTACTACGCCTCGACGGCAACGCTCCGGCACCGCGCCAGCGGGCGGCTGATCACCTTCTTCAACGTTCACACGGACATCCGCTCGCCGGGCAACCGGCTGCGCGCGGCGGAGATGATTGCAGAGCGCGCAGCGGCGATGCGCGCGGCCGGCCGGGCGGTCATCGTGCTTGGCGACTTCAATGCCCATCGCGGCGCGCCGGTCCTCGAGATCATCCGGAGCGCCGGGCTCGAGGGCGGCCGGCTGCTGGCGCCGACCTTCCA
This portion of the Oricola thermophila genome encodes:
- a CDS encoding endonuclease/exonuclease/phosphatase family protein, coding for MAALAALPLLVIAGHSVAGAIAPASPPAPDGAFRVASFNIGYIRDPSGLPRWQRRRGAVTEVLKRIGADVIAFQEMETFAGGKFNRVNRQLDWILETVPGYAVAAFGDPETYPSTQPVLYRPDVFEAVDQGFFYYSDTPDVIYSRSFDGGFDYYASTATLRHRASGRLITFFNVHTDIRSPGNRLRAAEMIAERAAAMRAAGRAVIVLGDFNAHRGAPVLEIIRSAGLEGGRLLAPTFHLGIGLPFRLAIDHILHGPDLVMIHGPTIHRARPVGRYPSDHYPISAVFDLSGS
- a CDS encoding amino acid ABC transporter permease; the encoded protein is MRADGNGSKDFPWWLVALGAIGLVLAVVIAASDIYSQVFSTVVRGARITVFVTLVGFALASLLGLVIALMGLSGSLALRQIARFYVEVIRGVPILVLLFYIAFVGAPGLVWLINAVTAPLQQAGLMEEILVRDLSLLWRAVLALMIGYSAFIAEVFRAGILAVDEGQIEAAEALGLNRWQRFRLIVFPQAIRTILPPLGNDFVAMVKDSSLVSVLGVADITQMGKVYAAGSFRFFETYSIVAYIYLVLTVGLSLLLRRLERRMRRAGGDAS
- a CDS encoding TraB/GumN family protein, coding for MNGITAYLDRLSGPILAALGLANALFVASFLVVLFVAAQALPAASAEACGGENLLIEMQHDDPDAYAALLEEAARTVNGDTLLFRVEKDGVEPSWLFGTMHLTDPRVTAMPPAAEAAFAKARAVAIESTEILDPAKAQMALFSKPELTMFTDGKGLSDYLDEGQRAILEQGLAERGVQLALVERMKPWLITAMVALPECEMERKKEGQPFLDIRLAQDAEREGKDLVGLETIVEQFEAMASLPMEFHVSGLVDSLRLGDRVDDVIETMIALYAEGRTGAVWPMLRWVTADVSGGDTDAGYAEFEETMVHVRNETMVKRARPLFDAGGAFVAVGALHLPGEKGIAALLEEAGYTVTPVY
- the rimM gene encoding ribosome maturation factor RimM (Essential for efficient processing of 16S rRNA), with product MGKPDNPVLMGVIGAPHGVRGELRVKSYTADPLALGDYGTLYDAQGRAFDVTDIRPAKTVVVVRFAQVTDRAQAEALNGVELYIDRDQLPDEALDEDEFFVADLVGLDALDENGARIGEVIAVHNFGAGDLLEIAPSTASGGIARKRAFLVEFSRETVPTIDFEAGTLTLIRPGEIEARGPGNGEGDEGA
- a CDS encoding transporter substrate-binding domain-containing protein — protein: MISRRFVLGACAALALLPAAATAQELPDLGGRTIVVVTENAYPPLQFIDPKSGAAIGWEYDAMAEVEKRLNVTVEYQNTSWDAMIQAVSDGQYDMGMTGITIRDDRKEKVDFSDPYMHSEMRMLVRADEDRFSDEKEFAEQDGLLIAAQPGTTPFYVSVYDILDGDEQNPRIKLFETFGATVQALRAGDVDLVLTDGVAANGYVESSGGKLKVIGGPLGSEDFGFIFPKGSDLVAPINAAIAAMRADGTLDALNKKWFLDYKLGE
- the leuC gene encoding 3-isopropylmalate dehydratase large subunit, with product MTAPRTLYDKIWDDHLVDTAEDGTSLLYIDRHLVHEVTSPQAFEGLRMAGRTVHAPSKTLAVVDHNVPTTPDRVEGIKNEESRIQVEALAKNAADFGVEYYSEKDKRQGIVHIVGPEQGFTLPGMTIVCGDSHTSTHGAFGALAHGIGTSEVEHVLATQTLIQRKAKNMLVRVDGKIPEGVTAKDIILAIIGHIGTAGGTGYVIEYAGEAIRSLSMEGRMTVCNMSIEGGARAGLIAPDETTFEYIKDKPRAPKGKAWDMALEYWKTLKSDEGAHFDKVVELDAADLPPIVTWGSSPEDVVSIEGVVPNPDEIEDANKRASKWRALDYMGLKPGTKMTDIAIDRVFLGSCTNGRIEDLRAAAKVVEGKKVADSVSAMVVPGSGLVKEQAEAEGLDRIFIEAGFEWREPGCSMCLAMNDDRLKPGERCASTSNRNFEGRQGFKGRTHLVSPAMAAAAAIAGHFVDVRKL
- the trmD gene encoding tRNA (guanosine(37)-N1)-methyltransferase TrmD, encoding MSFRATVLTLYPDMFPGTLGQALAGRALSQGTWDLQTVQIRDYATDRHRSVDDTPAGGGAGMVMRADVLAAALDANAGPDDPRPRLLMSPRGKPLTQKRVRALAEGPGVVIVCGRFEGVDQRVIDGRDLEEVSIGDYVLSGGEVAAQVVLDAVIRLLPGVMGNAESGETESFEDGLLEHPHYTRPAEWEGRTIPEVLTSGNHAKIGKWRRERAEELTRERRPDLLAPRKDDEGA
- a CDS encoding tyrosine recombinase XerC, whose product is MTETDALLVNARPDLAAARKTWLDRLASERRLADKTIEAYERDTRQFLAFLTEHLGAPPGLADVAGLKSLDFRAFLTRRRAGGAGARTLGRGLAGIRSFMRYLEREGLANAAAVTSMRAPRQPKSLPKPLTASDALRVVDASEQLNEEPWIAARNAAVLTLLYGCGLRIGEALSLTGEALCDRRERALRVTGKGNKTRMVPLLPVVFDATELYRRLCPWDLAAGEPLFRGARGGPLRAAVLQRDMRRLRSALGLPETATPHALRHSFATHLLGNGGDLRTIQELLGHASLSTTQVYTGVDTARLLDIYRKAHPRA
- the lpdA gene encoding dihydrolipoyl dehydrogenase, whose amino-acid sequence is MAYDVVVIGSGPGGYVCAIKCAQLGLKTAIVEKRDTLGGTCLNIGCIPSKALLQASEQFVAAEHTLPKMGVKVGKPKLDLKAMMAHKDATVKANVDGVAFLMKKNKVDVLRGTGKVLGEGKISVTGDDGKAKDIEAKNIVIATGSDVAGIPGVDVEFDEKVIVSSTGALALEKVPGRLVVVGGGVIGLELGSVWKRLGAEVTVVEYLDTILGGMDGEVSKQFQRMLEKQGMTFNLGAKVTAVNKTAKGAEVTFEPAKGGDAQTVAADVVLVATGRKPYTEGLGLEKAGVVLDERGRVQVNEHWQTSITGVYAIGDVVAGPMLAHKAEDEGMAVAEVIAGQHGHVNYDVIPGVVYTEPEVASVGKTEEELKKAGIEYVSGKFPFTANGRARAMLATDGFVKILADKKTDRVLGVHMVGHGVGEMIHEAAVLMEFGGSSEDLARTCHAHPTLSEAVRESALATAFGKPIHM
- a CDS encoding MipA/OmpV family protein yields the protein MFTPCRRAGQPATTLLAAFLLAGVAPSMAGDMPPGIEFELGGGGAVAPRYESSSEYLVSPFPTFRLKRLTFSNGFQIGGGDGMGLSPYPSFNFRGARKAADTPALAGLADVDAAVELGLGLSYATPGFRVFGEVRRGVTGHDGMVGEIGADLVARPGDRLTLAAGPRASFADAEYMDTYFGVTAAEAIASGMPQFDARSGFKSYGLAASARFDLSENWALEGSARYDRLTGDAANSPVTGAGSRNQFGFRLGLTRSFRIDF
- the rplS gene encoding 50S ribosomal protein L19; this translates as MTDIIRQLEAEQAAKILEKRKLPEFSPGDTVRVQVRVTEGKRTRLQAYEGVCIARSGAGFNENFTVRKISYGEGVERVFPVYSPLVEAVEVVRRGKVRRAKLYYMRGLTGKKARISENTNARSRKLNEEERQKMLDEKARLEAEKIAAAEALAAEKAAEEAAKAAEAEAPAEENNA